ATCGGTCAGTGTAGCGCGCAGGCCAATCAACTGTTGTCCGCGTTGGTTGAGCGTTGAAGGTGGGCGTGACAGCGTTCGCTTACGCAGCCAATACCACCAGAGCAGCGCCGTAATGATCGTCATGATGGCGAAAATTGCCCCCTGCCATGGCCAGCCCAGCGGCATAACCCACGTTAGTAGCCCAACCAATACGGCCGATAAGCCGCTCCACAGCAGATAACCACTGGCACCTAGCATTTCGGCGGCTAAAAGCAGGCCGCCGAGCGACAGCCAGAACCAGTGTGCATTTTCCATCACCAGTTCAACGCCCATTATTGACCTCGGCTGTCTTTGCTATCTTTAATCAGTTCGGTG
The window above is part of the Pectobacterium araliae genome. Proteins encoded here:
- a CDS encoding NfeD family protein; protein product: MGVELVMENAHWFWLSLGGLLLAAEMLGASGYLLWSGLSAVLVGLLTWVMPLGWPWQGAIFAIMTIITALLWWYWLRKRTLSRPPSTLNQRGQQLIGLRATLTDPVTNGFGRVNIGDSSWRVKSEQDLPAGTQVEVIAVDGITLRVRPIEH